One genomic segment of Gemmatimonadota bacterium includes these proteins:
- a CDS encoding tetratricopeptide repeat protein: protein MSPDKHFIASVLRRKPYMAAIAVLTAAAAAMTQMPLVDDLGFEFAFFTAAIATFATGVMTVHLVNGWRRDGLRTDGTRNTHHSALLALLFGLSLSTLLLPMVVMFVKSWISGFCNVPEGLAFYLLLPGISVLWATAVALVCALSAERRRHATLLFLGVMFVSVGISLFRLATNPPVFAYNPIIGYFPGPIYDEVVVITSTLLAARAIVLVSVLAMVAGLCACFDPSARKIRPSLLWKIRGGSPSGGSAGGSAATGMTMRILFLVSVVVLAVAYVYRAPLGIVIDRAHIQQTLGGHRQTAHFDIFYDSNSISAWNIDLIARDHEYQLDRVITYLDVPAPRARIASYIYGSADQKKRLMGARHTSIERPGADEMHLNNASFPHPVLRHELVHVMSAAFGNALFGGSYWIGFHEGLAEAVDWQDTPMNPHEWSRAMRELGLAPSLENLLSMTGFWTAASSRSYTLCGSFVRFLIERYGLPAFKQAFPDGAVEASYGRSPAELIAEWETFVDGITLREDQLRIARQRFIRPAIFSRHCPHEVAALNDRAWQAYNGQRYGDAVRDFDRVLALESENPSALRGLLYGIYRQGDYERIESVAQRIERPDQTVGLLADTQLVRGDTAWKTGRMDDARRSYEAVVGLQASEAMSRAASIRLEVLDREPIRDTIMTYLTAVTGHWRLVLSVRDAGDLAPDYGTGHYLLGRWLFLSGSYEEALTYLAKADVIGLPDDVVRQESLRLEAMAHFYLERYDQSAEAFGRMAALVGSGGVARTAEAWIDRCRWYQQNGSDGPASQANRAR, encoded by the coding sequence ATGAGCCCGGACAAGCACTTCATAGCGAGCGTCCTGCGCCGCAAGCCGTACATGGCCGCGATCGCGGTCCTTACGGCAGCCGCGGCGGCGATGACGCAGATGCCCCTCGTGGATGACCTCGGTTTCGAGTTCGCCTTCTTCACCGCCGCCATCGCCACCTTCGCCACGGGCGTGATGACCGTCCATCTCGTAAACGGCTGGCGAAGGGACGGTTTGCGAACAGACGGCACGCGCAATACCCACCATTCGGCGCTACTCGCCTTGCTCTTCGGGCTTTCCCTTTCGACACTCCTGCTGCCGATGGTCGTAATGTTCGTCAAAAGCTGGATAAGCGGTTTCTGCAACGTGCCCGAGGGACTTGCGTTCTACCTGCTGCTTCCCGGCATCAGCGTCCTGTGGGCCACCGCCGTCGCGTTGGTCTGCGCGCTGTCCGCGGAACGAAGACGGCACGCCACGCTCCTTTTTCTCGGCGTCATGTTCGTTTCCGTCGGCATCAGCCTGTTTCGTCTGGCCACCAACCCGCCCGTATTCGCCTACAACCCGATCATCGGGTATTTTCCCGGACCGATTTACGATGAAGTGGTGGTCATCACCTCGACGCTGCTTGCAGCGCGGGCGATCGTGCTCGTCAGCGTCCTCGCGATGGTCGCCGGCCTTTGCGCCTGTTTCGATCCGTCGGCCCGGAAGATCCGTCCCTCGCTGTTATGGAAGATTCGCGGCGGAAGTCCGAGCGGTGGTTCGGCCGGCGGGAGTGCCGCGACCGGCATGACCATGCGCATCCTGTTCCTGGTTTCGGTGGTCGTGCTGGCGGTGGCCTACGTCTACCGGGCGCCCCTGGGCATCGTGATCGACCGGGCGCATATCCAGCAGACCCTGGGGGGCCACCGGCAGACGGCCCACTTCGACATCTTCTATGATTCGAACTCCATATCGGCCTGGAACATCGATCTCATCGCCCGGGATCACGAGTACCAGCTCGACCGGGTCATCACCTACCTTGACGTGCCGGCCCCTCGGGCGCGCATCGCGTCTTACATCTATGGCAGCGCGGACCAGAAGAAGCGGCTCATGGGCGCCCGGCATACGTCCATCGAACGACCCGGGGCGGATGAAATGCACCTTAACAACGCGTCGTTTCCCCATCCCGTGCTGAGACATGAACTGGTGCACGTCATGTCCGCCGCTTTCGGGAACGCGCTGTTCGGAGGCAGTTACTGGATAGGGTTCCACGAGGGTCTGGCGGAGGCGGTGGACTGGCAGGACACCCCCATGAACCCGCACGAGTGGAGCCGGGCCATGCGCGAACTCGGCCTTGCGCCTTCCCTGGAGAACCTGCTGAGCATGACGGGATTCTGGACGGCCGCGTCCTCGCGCAGCTACACGCTGTGCGGATCTTTCGTTCGCTTCCTGATCGAACGCTATGGCCTGCCCGCCTTCAAGCAGGCCTTTCCGGACGGCGCCGTCGAGGCGTCCTACGGCCGGTCACCGGCGGAACTGATCGCCGAGTGGGAAACCTTCGTGGACGGCATCACTTTGCGTGAAGATCAGCTCCGAATCGCCCGCCAGCGGTTCATTCGTCCCGCCATCTTCAGCCGGCACTGTCCTCACGAAGTGGCCGCGCTGAACGACCGGGCCTGGCAGGCCTACAATGGACAACGCTATGGGGATGCTGTGCGCGATTTCGACCGCGTGCTTGCGCTGGAGTCCGAGAACCCATCGGCCCTGAGAGGTTTGCTGTACGGGATATACCGGCAGGGGGATTACGAAAGGATAGAGTCGGTCGCCCAGCGGATCGAACGACCGGACCAGACCGTCGGACTGCTGGCGGACACCCAGTTGGTCCGCGGAGATACGGCGTGGAAGACCGGGAGGATGGACGATGCCCGGCGCAGTTACGAAGCGGTCGTGGGCCTGCAGGCGTCGGAAGCCATGTCGCGCGCCGCGTCCATCCGGCTGGAGGTGCTCGACCGGGAGCCGATCCGGGATACGATCATGACCTACCTGACTGCCGTGACCGGCCACTGGCGCCTGGTCCTGTCCGTCCGGGACGCGGGCGATCTCGCGCCCGATTACGGGACGGGCCACTACCTCCTGGGCCGCTGGCTGTTCCTCTCAGGATCCTATGAAGAGGCGCTGACGTATCTGGCGAAAGCGGATGTGATCGGACTCCCGGACGATGTCGTGCGGCAGGAAAGCCTGCGACTGGAAGCCATGGCCCACTTCTACCTGGAGCGCTACGATCAGTCGGCCGAAGCCTTCGGACGCATGGCGGCGTTGGTGGGCTCGGGCGGCGTGGCCAGGACGGCGGAAGCCTGGATAGACCGATGCCGGTGGTATCAGCAGAACGGATCGGACGGGCCAGCCAGCCAGGCAAACCGGGCACGGTAG
- a CDS encoding Gfo/Idh/MocA family oxidoreductase, whose amino-acid sequence MNLDLEYRPVLGTKTDYGIGIIGAGGIVNAAHLPAYRKAGFNVIGLTDKDVDKANRTASDFEVPKVFPTVESLLDDPAVEIVDIAVPPWNQKELVRKATAAGKHLLCQKPLSNVYAEAVEIVEMAEERGVTLAVNQQMRWDQAVRASRTLLNRGLLGEPASAVIDVSILTEWRAWPWVLEAGGLDLMFHSIHYFDSMRSLFGDPVRVWSSGASYPGHVATGETRTITVFEYSDTFSALVSVNHNNWTEENFATLRIDGTEGYAAGTFGLLYDYPHGRPDTLAWSSRKFDAGNTIHHRFEERWIPDSFIGTMGELMSAIEQDRLPETNGRDNLKTLQLVNAGYLSMAEHRAVAPGEIG is encoded by the coding sequence ATGAACCTGGATCTGGAATACCGCCCTGTACTGGGCACGAAAACGGACTATGGCATCGGCATCATCGGGGCGGGTGGAATCGTAAACGCCGCGCACCTCCCTGCCTACCGGAAGGCGGGGTTCAACGTGATCGGCTTGACGGACAAGGACGTCGACAAGGCGAACCGAACCGCCAGTGATTTCGAAGTGCCGAAGGTATTTCCCACCGTGGAGTCGCTGCTCGACGACCCCGCAGTCGAGATCGTGGACATCGCCGTCCCGCCCTGGAACCAGAAGGAACTCGTCCGGAAGGCGACGGCGGCCGGCAAGCATCTGCTGTGCCAGAAACCGCTTTCAAACGTATACGCCGAAGCCGTTGAGATCGTCGAGATGGCGGAGGAGCGCGGCGTGACACTGGCCGTGAACCAGCAGATGCGGTGGGACCAGGCGGTGAGGGCGTCCAGGACGCTGCTGAACCGAGGGTTGCTGGGCGAACCCGCTTCGGCCGTGATCGACGTGAGCATCCTGACCGAATGGCGGGCCTGGCCCTGGGTCCTCGAGGCCGGGGGGCTCGACCTGATGTTCCACAGTATTCATTACTTCGACAGCATGCGTTCCCTTTTCGGAGACCCCGTGCGCGTCTGGTCGTCCGGCGCCTCCTATCCCGGGCATGTGGCGACCGGAGAAACACGGACGATTACGGTGTTTGAGTACTCGGACACTTTCAGCGCCCTGGTGTCCGTCAACCACAACAACTGGACGGAAGAGAACTTCGCGACGCTGCGCATTGACGGGACGGAAGGATACGCCGCGGGGACATTTGGCCTGCTGTACGACTATCCCCACGGCCGGCCCGATACGCTAGCCTGGTCCAGTCGGAAGTTCGATGCCGGCAACACCATCCATCACCGGTTCGAAGAGCGGTGGATACCCGACTCCTTCATCGGCACCATGGGGGAACTGATGTCCGCCATCGAACAGGACCGGCTTCCCGAGACCAACGGGCGAGACAACCTCAAGACGCTTCAGCTGGTCAACGCAGGCTATCTGTCCATGGCGGAACACCGGGCCGTGGCTCCGGGCGAAATCGGATAG
- the thiO gene encoding glycine oxidase ThiO, translating to MKTDVLIVGAGVIGLSIAHELLRRGTRVTLVDPGEPGKEASWAAAGVLAPQGARPVDRDYLHLCLAGLDMYTDWSAALLEETGIDVEYRTEAGLQVAFDDEESEELDQRYRHQQDLGLPVEQLTGEEVRTLEPMLSPETRCGLLFERMHQVENRRLVQALVAAVRARGAVFRIGNPVVDLIVRRNRAAGVVVPGERIGAEHVVVAAGAWSGLLKWIPGPPPPVQPVRGQMVCVDGRGVPPLGRVVYGLELYLVPRRDGRVLMGATVEKTGFDASVTAGGVSNVIREGLRMAPGLAEAPVVETWAGLRPMSKDGKPILGPTGLERLVLATGHFRNGILLAPITGRLIADHLEHGAVPTAMAPFLADRFDR from the coding sequence ATGAAAACGGACGTTTTAATAGTAGGCGCGGGCGTGATCGGACTCTCCATCGCCCACGAACTGCTGCGCCGCGGAACACGCGTTACCCTTGTGGATCCGGGCGAGCCGGGCAAGGAAGCTTCCTGGGCCGCAGCCGGTGTGCTTGCGCCGCAGGGCGCCCGCCCCGTTGACCGGGACTATCTCCACCTGTGCCTGGCGGGTCTGGATATGTATACCGACTGGTCCGCCGCGCTGCTCGAGGAAACCGGCATCGATGTCGAGTACCGGACCGAAGCGGGTCTGCAGGTCGCCTTCGACGACGAGGAATCCGAAGAGCTGGACCAGCGATACCGCCACCAGCAGGATCTAGGGCTCCCGGTCGAGCAGCTCACCGGCGAGGAGGTCCGCACGCTCGAGCCCATGCTGTCGCCCGAGACACGGTGCGGCCTGCTCTTCGAGAGGATGCACCAGGTGGAGAACCGGCGGCTGGTCCAGGCCCTGGTCGCCGCCGTCCGGGCCCGTGGAGCGGTATTCCGAATCGGGAACCCGGTCGTCGACCTGATCGTACGCAGGAACCGGGCGGCCGGCGTCGTCGTCCCCGGCGAACGCATCGGAGCGGAACACGTGGTTGTCGCGGCCGGCGCCTGGTCCGGCTTACTGAAGTGGATCCCGGGCCCGCCGCCGCCGGTCCAGCCCGTACGGGGCCAGATGGTCTGCGTCGACGGGCGCGGCGTCCCGCCCCTGGGCCGCGTCGTCTACGGCCTGGAACTGTACCTCGTACCCCGCAGGGATGGACGCGTGCTGATGGGCGCCACGGTGGAGAAGACCGGGTTCGACGCCAGCGTGACCGCGGGCGGCGTGTCCAATGTGATCAGGGAGGGGCTGCGCATGGCGCCCGGACTGGCGGAAGCGCCGGTCGTGGAAACCTGGGCGGGACTGCGTCCCATGTCGAAGGACGGCAAACCCATACTCGGCCCGACGGGCCTGGAACGCCTCGTCCTCGCCACGGGCCACTTCCGCAACGGCATTCTCCTCGCCCCGATAACCGGCCGGCTCATCGCGGACCACCTGGAGCACGGCGCGGTGCCCACAGCCATGGCACCGTTCCTGGCGGATCGTTTCGACCGGTAG
- a CDS encoding thiamine pyrophosphate-requiring protein translates to MNVAQAVAHVLKQEGVEYLFAYPVNPLIESAAELDIRTVIVRQERIGLHMADAMSRLTSGRKIGVFCMQSGPGTENAYGGVAQAFGESVPIVVLPMGYRRSVAQLSPNFHAYLNFQHITKSCEYLVLPETVSEVMRRAFTQVKNGRPGPALVEFPTDLLGEEVPGPFDYRPTPSVRVGPDPDAVREAAEALVAAERPVIYAGQGVHYAEAWSELKQLAELLEAPVTTSLDGKSAFPENHPLSLGNGGRSMPEPVHVFVQNADVIFGIGCSFTRTNFGLTMPEGKTYIHATLDPGDINKDVACHYPIVGDATLTLRALIDEVSDRLKNKPRGRYEGIVSEIQAIRQRWMNAWMPKLRDSSTPFSPYRVISDMIDTVDIDRTIITHDAGSPRDQLTPFWPSTTPLSYIGWGKTTQLGYGLGLAMGAKLAHPDRLCINVWGDAAIGFTGMDFETAVRERIPILSVLFNNHSMAIEIPVMPTSQAKYGATDISGNYALMAEAFGGYGERVESPDEIIPALKRGIRKTEEGVPALLEFMTSKEIDFSFF, encoded by the coding sequence ATGAACGTAGCGCAGGCGGTTGCCCACGTATTGAAGCAGGAAGGCGTCGAATACCTCTTCGCGTACCCGGTCAACCCACTGATCGAAAGCGCCGCGGAACTGGACATCCGCACGGTGATCGTCCGCCAGGAGCGGATCGGCCTCCACATGGCCGATGCCATGAGCCGGCTGACGTCCGGCCGCAAGATCGGGGTGTTCTGCATGCAAAGCGGGCCGGGCACGGAGAACGCCTACGGCGGTGTGGCACAGGCCTTCGGAGAATCGGTGCCCATTGTTGTGCTCCCCATGGGGTACCGGAGGAGTGTCGCCCAGTTGTCGCCGAATTTCCACGCCTATCTCAACTTCCAGCACATCACCAAGTCCTGTGAATACCTGGTGCTCCCCGAGACCGTATCGGAGGTCATGAGGCGGGCCTTCACGCAGGTAAAAAACGGTCGGCCCGGCCCGGCGCTGGTGGAGTTCCCGACCGACCTGCTCGGTGAAGAGGTGCCCGGGCCCTTCGACTACCGGCCGACGCCGTCCGTGCGCGTCGGACCCGATCCGGACGCGGTGCGCGAAGCCGCCGAGGCCCTGGTTGCGGCGGAGCGGCCGGTCATCTACGCCGGGCAGGGGGTGCACTACGCAGAGGCGTGGTCCGAGCTGAAACAACTGGCCGAGCTGCTCGAGGCGCCGGTTACCACCAGCCTGGACGGCAAGAGCGCCTTCCCCGAAAACCACCCGCTTTCCCTGGGAAACGGGGGCCGATCGATGCCGGAGCCTGTGCACGTCTTCGTACAGAACGCCGACGTGATCTTCGGCATCGGGTGCAGCTTCACCCGGACGAATTTCGGCCTGACCATGCCGGAGGGAAAGACCTACATCCACGCCACGCTGGATCCCGGCGACATCAACAAGGACGTGGCGTGCCACTATCCGATCGTGGGCGATGCCACGCTCACTCTCCGGGCCCTCATCGACGAGGTTTCTGACCGGTTGAAAAACAAGCCGCGCGGCCGGTACGAAGGGATCGTGAGCGAAATCCAGGCGATCAGGCAGCGCTGGATGAACGCCTGGATGCCGAAACTCAGGGATTCCTCCACGCCTTTCTCGCCCTATCGGGTCATCAGCGACATGATCGACACCGTCGACATCGACAGGACGATCATCACCCACGACGCGGGCAGTCCGCGCGACCAGTTGACCCCCTTCTGGCCCTCGACCACGCCCCTGAGTTACATCGGCTGGGGCAAGACCACCCAGCTCGGCTACGGACTCGGGCTGGCCATGGGCGCGAAACTGGCCCACCCGGACAGGCTCTGCATCAACGTGTGGGGCGACGCGGCCATCGGGTTCACGGGCATGGATTTCGAGACGGCCGTGCGCGAGCGCATCCCCATCCTCTCCGTGCTGTTCAACAACCACTCCATGGCCATCGAGATTCCCGTCATGCCTACGTCGCAGGCGAAGTACGGAGCGACCGATATTTCGGGGAACTATGCCCTGATGGCGGAGGCCTTCGGCGGCTATGGGGAGCGGGTCGAGTCTCCCGACGAGATCATCCCGGCGCTGAAGCGGGGGATTAGAAAGACGGAGGAAGGCGTGCCGGCGCTGCTGGAGTTCATGACCAGCAAAGAAATCGACTTCTCCTTCTTCTAA
- a CDS encoding threonine/serine dehydratase: protein MHPMPTHPTQADITKARQFLNQHLSPTPMYRSAAFSEMLGMELHIKYENFQPIRSFKVRGGLYTMSLLDDEQRARGVTTASTGNHGQGIAYGGGVMGVPVTVVVPHGTPVVKSDAIRRLGAELVVHGETIADGFARSREIAEETGMVYIEDGEDFGLMAGAGTIGLEIVEDLPDVDAVVLPVGGGNLIAGVGTAIKATHPDVRLIGVQASNAPSVYRSWQEGRTVTTATCDTFAGGLATTYPGGLAFDVLKDRVDEMHLVTEEEMKRAIPVVLEHTGFVAEGAAAAVFALCMREAAAWRGRCVAALFSGGNLGMDGVREMVHNLNEKE from the coding sequence ATGCACCCTATGCCCACCCACCCCACGCAGGCCGACATCACTAAAGCACGCCAGTTCCTCAATCAGCACCTGTCTCCGACGCCCATGTATCGGTCCGCCGCGTTCAGCGAGATGCTGGGGATGGAACTCCACATTAAGTACGAAAACTTCCAGCCCATCCGCTCCTTCAAGGTGAGGGGCGGATTGTACACCATGTCCCTGCTCGACGATGAGCAGCGGGCGAGGGGGGTCACCACGGCGTCCACCGGCAACCACGGCCAGGGCATTGCCTACGGCGGCGGCGTGATGGGCGTTCCCGTCACGGTGGTCGTACCCCACGGAACGCCGGTGGTGAAGAGCGATGCCATCCGCCGGCTCGGCGCGGAGCTGGTCGTCCACGGGGAAACGATTGCCGACGGATTCGCGCGGTCGCGGGAGATCGCGGAAGAGACCGGCATGGTGTACATCGAAGACGGGGAGGACTTCGGCCTTATGGCGGGCGCGGGCACCATCGGCCTGGAGATCGTGGAGGACCTGCCGGACGTGGACGCGGTAGTGCTGCCCGTGGGCGGCGGCAACCTGATCGCGGGCGTGGGCACGGCCATCAAGGCCACCCATCCGGACGTTCGTCTCATCGGCGTCCAGGCGTCCAACGCGCCGTCGGTGTACCGGTCCTGGCAGGAAGGCCGGACTGTGACCACAGCGACCTGCGACACCTTTGCCGGGGGACTGGCGACGACCTATCCGGGCGGCCTGGCCTTCGATGTCCTGAAAGACCGGGTCGACGAAATGCATCTCGTCACCGAAGAAGAAATGAAGCGGGCGATCCCCGTCGTCCTCGAACACACCGGGTTTGTCGCGGAAGGCGCCGCCGCGGCGGTGTTTGCCCTGTGCATGCGCGAGGCGGCGGCGTGGCGGGGCCGGTGCGTCGCCGCGCTGTTCAGCGGCGGCAATCTCGGGATGGACGGCGTGCGGGAGATGGTCCACAACCTGAACGAGAAGGAGTGA
- a CDS encoding cupin domain-containing protein — MQRHTCKRITPAEAAAKIPAPNGDRFHVALERGELQIELYMPRDVDDQKPHDRDECYVIVEGKGKFEMGGELVTFEAGDFFFVPAGVDHRFLDFGESMTTWVIFYGPEGGEQI; from the coding sequence ATGCAAAGACACACCTGCAAGCGCATCACCCCCGCGGAAGCCGCCGCGAAGATTCCCGCCCCGAACGGGGACCGGTTCCACGTCGCCCTGGAGCGCGGCGAACTGCAGATCGAGTTGTACATGCCCCGAGACGTGGACGATCAGAAACCGCACGACCGTGACGAGTGCTACGTGATCGTCGAAGGGAAGGGAAAGTTCGAAATGGGGGGAGAGTTGGTGACTTTCGAGGCCGGGGATTTCTTTTTCGTGCCCGCGGGCGTAGATCACCGGTTCCTCGATTTCGGCGAGTCGATGACCACCTGGGTCATCTTCTACGGGCCGGAAGGCGGCGAGCAGATCTGA
- a CDS encoding ion transporter, translating to MRSTLQAQIGRLVDSKAFQHTVLGVITAAAILVGLETSREMVARYGVWLHRLDQLVLLFFIVEAVLKMARHGRHWYRYFGDRWNVFDFLIVVACLMPAGGQYAAVLRLARVLRALRLVTAVPKLQLLVNSLLKSVTSLGYVGLLLAVLFYVYAVLGVYLFRGNDPVHFQDLATALLTLFRVVTLEDWTDVMYIQMYGSDAYPNYADFAQAHLREASRAMPFLGAAFFVSFVMLGTMIMLNLFIGVIINSMSEAQADRESEERRRHLERDGRISVGDEIGLIEEEIQKLSRRLKSLRGRTDADSGDS from the coding sequence ATGAGGTCAACGTTGCAAGCGCAAATCGGTAGACTGGTCGATTCGAAGGCGTTTCAGCACACCGTACTCGGGGTGATCACGGCGGCCGCCATCCTGGTGGGGCTGGAAACCTCGCGGGAAATGGTAGCCCGGTACGGCGTCTGGCTGCACCGGCTCGATCAGCTGGTCCTGCTGTTCTTCATCGTGGAAGCCGTGCTGAAGATGGCGCGCCACGGCCGTCACTGGTACCGGTATTTCGGCGACCGCTGGAATGTGTTCGATTTCCTCATCGTGGTGGCCTGCCTGATGCCCGCGGGTGGACAGTACGCGGCGGTGCTGCGCCTGGCCCGGGTGCTCCGGGCGCTGCGGCTGGTGACCGCGGTGCCGAAACTGCAACTGCTGGTCAACTCGCTGCTCAAGTCGGTCACGTCGCTGGGATACGTCGGCCTCCTGCTGGCCGTGCTGTTCTACGTCTACGCGGTGCTGGGCGTCTACCTCTTCCGCGGCAACGATCCGGTGCACTTCCAGGACCTGGCGACGGCGCTGCTGACCCTCTTCCGGGTCGTGACCCTGGAGGATTGGACCGACGTGATGTATATCCAGATGTACGGCAGCGACGCTTATCCGAACTACGCGGATTTCGCCCAGGCCCACCTCCGCGAGGCCTCCCGGGCCATGCCCTTCCTCGGCGCCGCCTTCTTCGTTTCCTTCGTGATGCTCGGCACCATGATCATGCTGAACCTCTTCATCGGGGTCATCATCAACTCCATGTCCGAGGCCCAGGCCGACCGGGAGTCGGAGGAAAGGCGCAGGCACCTGGAGCGGGACGGCCGGATCAGCGTGGGGGATGAAATCGGGTTGATCGAGGAAGAGATCCAGAAACTGTCGAGACGGCTCAAGTCTCTGCGCGGCCGGACGGATGCGGACAGTGGGGATAGTTGA
- a CDS encoding TonB C-terminal domain-containing protein, whose protein sequence is MDIYSKEYAHHSRLLGRTVTFRRSTAKNLLIAFAAAGLLHSLFLVVLLATGLLEDKNMIELTLAPYERLEQLEQAYMEMQNPPTLVDVPEEARVEEPPDDPDADVADKNAAASDLMEDTELPEGLAYSEGDLEIRTMEDSEEEEDQQHDPFAGGVPLTPRAGGIEDFNELVDPPMWTSDMIIRPEYRGRGGREGRGEGGMEGEVIASAPRPTGPEAPVFIPQDDLNELAQESRQPAYERHRRFGFGFGSTGPRVPRTDNRHTSVRDYGDFSLSTYAWDYAPYLYILRERVRRRWFAPEAFNLGLVSGRVIIRFKIMPDGALRDLEVLSYRDNDIPYQSLVASSRNAIESASPFPPLPADFLHPFLEITGTFYYQILRAR, encoded by the coding sequence ATGGATATTTACTCGAAAGAATACGCCCACCATTCCCGGCTCCTGGGACGGACCGTAACCTTTCGCCGCAGTACGGCCAAGAACCTCCTGATCGCCTTCGCGGCCGCCGGGCTGCTCCATAGCCTTTTCCTGGTGGTCCTCCTGGCCACCGGCCTGCTCGAAGACAAGAACATGATCGAGCTCACCCTCGCGCCCTATGAGCGCCTGGAGCAGCTCGAACAGGCCTACATGGAAATGCAGAACCCGCCGACCCTGGTCGACGTGCCGGAAGAAGCGCGCGTGGAGGAACCCCCGGACGACCCCGACGCCGACGTGGCGGACAAGAACGCCGCCGCGAGCGACCTGATGGAGGATACGGAGCTGCCCGAGGGGCTGGCTTATTCTGAGGGCGACCTGGAAATCAGGACGATGGAGGATTCCGAAGAAGAGGAAGATCAACAGCACGACCCCTTCGCCGGCGGCGTACCGCTCACCCCCCGGGCGGGCGGCATCGAGGACTTCAACGAACTGGTAGACCCGCCGATGTGGACCTCCGACATGATCATCCGGCCCGAATACCGGGGAAGGGGAGGACGGGAAGGCCGCGGTGAAGGCGGGATGGAAGGGGAGGTCATTGCATCGGCGCCCCGGCCTACCGGTCCGGAAGCCCCGGTCTTCATTCCCCAGGACGACCTGAACGAACTGGCCCAGGAATCCCGGCAACCCGCGTACGAGCGGCACCGGCGCTTCGGATTCGGATTCGGCAGTACCGGACCGCGGGTGCCCAGGACGGATAACCGCCACACCTCGGTCAGGGATTACGGCGATTTCTCGCTCAGCACCTACGCCTGGGACTACGCGCCTTACCTGTACATCCTCCGCGAAAGGGTAAGACGGCGCTGGTTCGCCCCGGAGGCCTTCAACCTCGGCCTGGTGAGCGGGCGGGTCATCATCAGGTTCAAGATCATGCCCGACGGCGCGCTGCGCGATCTCGAGGTCCTGTCCTACCGGGACAACGACATCCCCTACCAGTCCCTCGTGGCTTCGAGCCGCAACGCCATCGAGTCGGCCAGCCCCTTCCCTCCGCTTCCCGCCGATTTCCTCCATCCATTCCTGGAAATCACCGGCACCTTCTACTACCAGATCCTGCGTGCGAGGTAA
- the trpS gene encoding tryptophan--tRNA ligase, with amino-acid sequence MNLEERTQSIASAGNGSENGSSEPTRLYSGIQPTGDIHIGNYLGAVANWAKLIPKYDCIYCVVDYHAITIEYDPDTMREAVLDTATMGIACGLDPEHCTFFVQSHVSETMELAWIFSTVTALGALERMTQFKDKAAQHKQNINAGLFTYPVLQAADILGVKADGVPVGDDQSQHLELTREIARRFNHLYGPVFPEARTLYSPAPRILGLDGQSKMSKSQDNYIAMKDRSDTVRKKLSTAYTDPNRLRRSDPGNPDICNIFTLHKSFSSPDEVAAIDTECRSAGIGCVDCKKKLGDNMETAMTPIQDKYEDLTGRPDDVRDALATGADRVRTLTSDTMTEVRENLGLR; translated from the coding sequence ATGAACCTGGAAGAACGGACGCAATCCATCGCATCGGCGGGAAATGGTTCGGAAAACGGATCGAGCGAACCGACCCGGCTGTACAGCGGCATCCAGCCCACCGGCGACATCCACATCGGGAACTACCTGGGCGCCGTGGCCAACTGGGCCAAGCTCATCCCAAAGTACGACTGCATCTACTGCGTCGTGGACTACCACGCCATCACCATCGAATACGACCCGGACACCATGCGGGAAGCCGTGCTGGACACGGCCACGATGGGCATCGCCTGCGGCCTCGACCCGGAACACTGCACCTTCTTCGTGCAGTCCCACGTATCCGAAACCATGGAGCTGGCCTGGATCTTCAGCACGGTCACCGCACTGGGCGCCCTGGAACGGATGACCCAGTTCAAGGACAAGGCCGCCCAGCACAAGCAGAACATCAACGCGGGCCTGTTCACCTACCCCGTGCTCCAGGCGGCGGACATCCTGGGCGTGAAGGCCGACGGCGTGCCCGTGGGCGACGACCAGTCCCAGCACCTCGAGCTGACGCGCGAGATCGCCCGGCGGTTCAACCACCTGTACGGCCCGGTGTTCCCCGAGGCCAGGACGCTTTACAGCCCCGCGCCTCGCATCCTCGGCCTGGACGGCCAGTCCAAGATGAGCAAGAGCCAGGACAACTACATCGCGATGAAGGACCGGAGCGATACGGTCAGGAAGAAGCTCAGCACCGCTTATACCGACCCGAACCGGCTGCGGAGATCGGACCCCGGCAACCCGGACATCTGCAACATCTTCACGCTGCACAAGTCCTTCTCCAGTCCCGACGAAGTGGCGGCCATCGATACGGAATGCCGGAGCGCGGGCATCGGCTGCGTCGACTGCAAGAAGAAGCTGGGCGACAACATGGAAACCGCGATGACGCCGATCCAGGACAAGTACGAAGACCTGACCGGCCGGCCCGACGACGTGCGGGACGCCCTCGCCACGGGCGCCGACCGCGTAAGGACGCTGACGTCGGACACCATGACGGAAGTCCGGGAAAACCTGGGATTGCGGTAG